In Cetobacterium sp. ZOR0034, a genomic segment contains:
- a CDS encoding tetratricopeptide repeat protein, whose product MLRKKILKRIDISKEELLDQEQEIRFELLTKPNDIENLEKLGTILFYKRDCDGALEIYEKLRALGKKDSETIGFIGYLNYELGNYTRSIKYFNIFLDKKPGDAFVYFLLGNAYSRAGKIIEAINSYDFAIFLDLDIYSAHLDFAKEYEFLGRYKKALNEYIAAYEIDPRDKEIKEKIEYLKDKIKGK is encoded by the coding sequence ATGCTAAGAAAAAAAATACTAAAGAGAATAGATATAAGTAAAGAAGAGTTATTAGACCAGGAACAAGAGATTAGATTTGAGCTTTTAACAAAACCTAATGATATTGAAAACTTAGAAAAGTTAGGAACAATTCTTTTTTATAAAAGAGATTGTGATGGAGCTTTAGAAATCTATGAAAAATTAAGAGCTTTAGGAAAAAAAGATAGCGAAACAATTGGGTTTATTGGATATTTAAATTATGAGTTGGGGAACTATACAAGAAGTATAAAATATTTTAATATATTTTTAGATAAAAAGCCTGGGGATGCTTTTGTATACTTCTTATTAGGTAATGCGTATTCTAGAGCAGGAAAAATAATAGAGGCTATAAATAGTTATGATTTTGCAATATTTTTAGATTTAGATATTTATAGTGCACATCTTGATTTTGCTAAAGAGTATGAGTTTTTAGGAAGATATAAAAAGGCTTTAAATGAATATATTGCAGCCTATGAAATTGACCCAAGAGATAAAGAGA